The following coding sequences lie in one Lolium perenne isolate Kyuss_39 chromosome 2, Kyuss_2.0, whole genome shotgun sequence genomic window:
- the LOC127336315 gene encoding large ribosomal subunit protein uL30y produces MASEAAKVVVPESVLRKRKREELWAADKKEKAVAEKKQAGENRKVIFARAKQYADEYDAQDKELVQLKREARLKGGFYVSPEAKLLFVVRIRGINAMHPKTKKILQLLRLRQIFNGVFLKVNKATINMLRRVEPYVAYGYPNLKSVRELIYKRGYGKLNKQRIPLSNNKVIEEGLGKHNIICIEDLVHEILTVGPHFKEANNFLWPFKLKAPLGGLKKKRNHYVEGGDAGNRENYINQLVRRMN; encoded by the exons ATGGCGTCCGAGGCGGCGAAGGTGGTGGTGCCGGAGTCGGTGCTCcgcaagaggaagagggaggagctCTGGGCCGCCGACAAGAAGGAGAAGGCCGTCGCCGAGAAGAAGCAGGCCGGCGAGAACCGCAAGGTCATCTTCGCCCGCGCCAAGCAGTACGCCGACGAGTACGATGCCCAG GACAAGGAGCTGGTGCAGCTTAAGCGTGAGGCCCGGCTGAAGGGTGGGTTCTATGTCAGTCCCGAGGCAAAGCTGCTCTTTGTTGTCCGTATCCGTGG TATCAATGCCATGCACCCAAAGACAAAGAAGATCTTGCAGCTTCTGCGTTTGAGGCAG ATCTTCAATGGTGTGTTCCTTAAGGTCAACAAGGCCACCATTAACATGCTCCGCAGGGTTGAGCCATATGTTGCATATGG GTACCCTAACTTGAAGAGTGTTCGTGAATTGATCTACAAGCGGGGTTATGGAAAGCTCAACAAGCAAAGGATTCCTCTGTCCAACAACAAAGTCATTGAGGAG GGCCTGGGGAAGCACAACATCATCTGCATTGAGGATCTTGTTCACGAGATCTTGACTGTTGGCCCACATTTCAAGGAGGCCAACAACTTCCTCTGGCCATTCAAGCTGAAGGCACCACTCGGTGgcctgaagaagaagaggaaccacTATGTTGAGGGTGGTGATGCCGGTAACCGTGAGAACTACATCAACCAGCTCGTTAGAAGGATGAACTAG